The following coding sequences lie in one Musa acuminata AAA Group cultivar baxijiao chromosome BXJ1-8, Cavendish_Baxijiao_AAA, whole genome shotgun sequence genomic window:
- the LOC103973837 gene encoding U-box domain-containing protein 3 has translation MGSLEIRVSSREGSSDCGGTGRVSAAELQGIMDRIRSRVEEHKVQAAMDIRRLTKTSSRNRRHLSPAVEPLVSMLRSRSSESNEAAILALLNLAVKDERNKISIVEAGALEPLISFLESTNGNLQEYATAALFTLSASSVNKSRMSASGAIPLLVKVLTDGSQQAKIDATVTLYNLSTIVDNINTILSFHPIPPLVAFLKTCNKSSKTSEKCCALLESLVALDEGRTALTSEEGGVLAVVEVLEEGSPQSREHAVGALLTMCESDRSRYREVILKEGAIPGLLELTVQGTLKSQAKARRLLELLRDSPYPRSELQADTLENIVSNIVSQMDGDEQAEKAKKMLAEMVQISMEKSLRHLQRRALMCTPTELPLGKRPSEVSSK, from the exons ATGGGGTCTTTGGAGATTCGGGTCTCCTCCAGAGAGGGTTCTAGCGACTGCGGCGGTACCGGGAGGGTGTCGGCGGCGGAGCTGCAGGGGATCATGGACCGGATCAGATCCAGGGTGGAGGAGCATAAGGTACAGGCGGCTATGGACATCCGGAGGCTCACCAAGACGTCGTCCAGGAACCGACGGCACCTCTCCCCCGCCGTCGAGCCCCTCGTGTCGATGCTTCGGTCCAGGAGCTCCGAGTCCAACGAGGCCGCCATCCTCGCTCTCCTTAATCTTGCCGTTAAAGATGAAAG GAACAAGATCAGTATAGTGGAAGCAGGGGCACTGGAACCACTAATTAGTTTCTTAGAGTCCACAAATGGTAATCTGCAAGAGTATGCTACTGCTGCACTCTTTACCCTTTCTGCGTCGTCCGTCAACAAATCCAGGATGAGTGCCTCTGGAGCCATCCCCCTTCTCGTCAAGGTCCTTACGGATGGAAGCCAACAAGCTAAGATTGATGCTACCGTGACTCTCTACAATCTCTCCACCATCGTAGACAACATCAACACTATCCTCTCATTCCATCCTATCCCTCCTCTGGTTGCCTTTCTCAAGACCTGCAATAAGTCCTCCAAAACATCTGAAAAATGCTGTGCCCTCTTGGAATCATTGGTTGCTCTCGATGAAGGGAGAACTGCTTTGACATCTGAGGAAGGTGGGGTTCTTGCTGTGGTAGAAGTTCTGGAAGAAGGGTCTCCTCAGAGTCGAGAGCATGCAGTCGGAGCCCTATTGACGATGTGCGAGAGTGACCGAAGCAGATACAGAGAGGTTATACTGAAGGAAGGTGCTATTCCGGGTCTTCTTGAGCTCACTGTTCAAGGGACATTGAAGTCTCAAGCAAAAGCTCGTAGACTTTTGGAGTTATTGAGGGACTCTCCCTATCCAAGATCTGAACTACAAGCAGACACACTGGAGAATATTGTCAGCAACATCGTGTCTCAAATGGATGGTGATGAGCAGGCAGAGAAGGCAAAGAAGATGTTGGCTGAGATGGTTCAGATCAGCATGGAGAAGAGCTTGAGGCACTTGCAGAGAAGGGCCCTCATGTGCACTCCGACTGAGCTGCCGCTTGGTAAACGCCCATCGGAAGTATCATCAAAATAA